From the Manihot esculenta cultivar AM560-2 chromosome 14, M.esculenta_v8, whole genome shotgun sequence genome, the window TTGAGAAGATGGGTTTAGCCGATTGCAAACCTTGCCAGGTTCTAATGGAAGCTAGACTGAAACTGAGCAAAATTAATAACAGTCCACCTATAGATGCAACTCTGTATAGGAGTATAATAGGCAGCTTGAGATATTTGGTAAACACAAGACCTGACTTGGCATATTCAGTTGGTTTTGTTAGCAACTACATGAAAGCACCAATTACAGCACACATGGCTGCAGTTAAACAGATTCTGAGATATGTGAAGGATACAATCAATTATGGATGCTACTATACACATAAAAAAGATTCAGGTTTGAAGCTGATAGGATATAGTGACAGTGATTTTGCATGTGATATTAATGATAGAAAGAGCATTACAGGAGTGAGCTATTTCCTTAGGGATAATCCAATTACATGGGTGTCACAA encodes:
- the LOC110600555 gene encoding secreted RxLR effector protein 161-like, with the translated sequence MGLADCKPCQVLMEARLKLSKINNSPPIDATLYRSIIGSLRYLVNTRPDLAYSVGFVSNYMKAPITAHMAAVKQILRYVKDTINYGCYYTHKKDSGLKLIGYSDSDFACDINDRKSITGVSYFLRDNPITWVSQKQKVVALSSCEAEYMARTAGVCQGVWLARLLSEMQWKKQDSVVLKIDNKFAIAITNKPNSS